The Sporosarcina ureae genome includes a region encoding these proteins:
- a CDS encoding ASCH domain-containing protein produces the protein MVHQMGLYGEYFQAIREGKKTVEVRLNDEKRRQIKVGDVIEFIQVPQQDEFLKVQVINLEIYDTFEEMYNDIPLKGFDCEGWTIKEMIDGTYEIYTPEQEKEWGTLAITMEY, from the coding sequence GTGGTTCATCAGATGGGATTATATGGCGAATACTTTCAAGCGATTAGAGAAGGAAAAAAGACAGTAGAAGTTCGATTGAACGATGAAAAGAGAAGGCAAATCAAAGTCGGGGATGTAATAGAATTTATTCAGGTTCCACAACAAGACGAATTTCTAAAAGTACAGGTAATAAATCTTGAAATTTATGATACCTTTGAAGAGATGTACAATGACATTCCCCTTAAAGGTTTTGATTGCGAAGGCTGGACGATAAAAGAAATGATAGATGGAACGTATGAAATATACACCCCCGAGCAAGAAAAGGAATGGGGAACTTTAGCAATTACGATGGAGTATTAA
- a CDS encoding SRPBCC family protein has product MNDNGTLHELNGRYALRFELFFPHNPEEIFLVITNPSHFSQWYPFATGEMDLRLGGNIAFDDGEGTTYNATITELEKPYLFGFREVDDLINISLQEKDKGCRMIFTHTFNDDSWAVNTAAGWHKCLDVLAQIVNGKPIKWHDNSTELRKIYSDAFNMKR; this is encoded by the coding sequence ATGAATGATAATGGTACACTACATGAGTTAAACGGTCGTTATGCTTTAAGATTCGAACTATTTTTTCCTCATAATCCAGAAGAAATTTTCCTTGTCATTACAAATCCTAGTCACTTCTCCCAATGGTACCCTTTCGCAACAGGGGAGATGGATCTCAGACTGGGTGGCAATATTGCCTTCGATGATGGAGAAGGAACGACATATAACGCTACCATCACAGAGTTAGAAAAACCATATTTATTTGGTTTCCGTGAAGTTGATGATCTGATAAACATTTCATTGCAGGAAAAGGATAAAGGGTGTCGAATGATCTTTACCCACACATTCAACGATGATTCATGGGCAGTTAATACTGCGGCAGGATGGCATAAATGTCTGGATGTTTTGGCTCAAATCGTCAATGGTAAACCAATTAAGTGGCACGATAACTCAACTGAGCTACGTAAAATCTATAGCGATGCTTTTAATATGAAACGTTAA